A portion of the Bacteroides faecium genome contains these proteins:
- a CDS encoding GRP family sugar transporter has translation MFIVNSYTLAIIFCFITMICWGSWGNTQKLASKNWRYELYYWDYTIGILLFALLLVFTLGSFGDSGRGFLEDIRQVDARYIVSALIGGVIFNASNILLSASVSIAGMSVAFPLGVGLALVLGVFINYFSTPKGDPFWLFTGVILIVIAIICNGIAAGRQQKEGNNNSKKGIILAAIAGILMSFFYRFVAAAMDLNNFDSPTPGMATPYTAFFIFSIGIFLSNFLFNTVVMKRPFVGTPVSYKEYFAGKAGTHLVGILGGCIWGLGTALSYIAAGKAGAAISYALGQGAPMIAALWGVFIWKEFTGSSKSTDRLLGIMFILFITGLSFIVLSGGN, from the coding sequence ATGTTTATAGTCAATAGTTATACACTAGCCATTATCTTTTGCTTCATAACCATGATATGTTGGGGTTCTTGGGGTAACACCCAGAAACTGGCCAGCAAGAACTGGCGTTATGAGCTTTATTACTGGGATTATACGATCGGTATCTTATTATTTGCCTTACTTCTCGTTTTCACACTCGGAAGTTTCGGAGATTCGGGGAGAGGTTTTCTGGAAGATATCCGGCAAGTAGATGCCAGATACATAGTCAGTGCTTTGATCGGAGGAGTTATTTTCAATGCTTCCAACATCTTACTTTCAGCTTCAGTCTCCATCGCCGGAATGTCGGTTGCTTTTCCGCTGGGTGTAGGACTTGCCTTGGTCCTAGGTGTGTTTATCAATTATTTCAGCACCCCTAAAGGAGATCCGTTCTGGTTGTTTACAGGAGTAATCCTGATTGTTATCGCTATCATCTGCAATGGAATAGCGGCAGGCAGGCAACAGAAAGAGGGGAATAATAATAGTAAGAAAGGGATTATTCTTGCGGCTATTGCCGGCATACTTATGTCTTTCTTCTACCGCTTTGTAGCTGCCGCTATGGATCTTAATAATTTCGACTCTCCGACTCCGGGTATGGCTACTCCATATACTGCTTTCTTTATATTCTCAATCGGTATCTTCTTGAGCAACTTCCTATTCAATACAGTTGTTATGAAACGCCCGTTTGTAGGAACTCCGGTAAGCTATAAAGAATATTTTGCGGGAAAAGCAGGCACACATCTGGTAGGTATCCTCGGAGGATGTATATGGGGATTGGGAACTGCTTTGAGCTATATAGCCGCAGGAAAAGCGGGAGCTGCCATCTCCTACGCTCTCGGTCAGGGAGCACCTATGATTGCAGCCTTATGGGGTGTATTTATCTGGAAAGAGTTCACCGGTAGTTCCAAATCAACCGACAGGCTTTTAGGAATCATGTTTATTCTGTTCATCACAGGATTATCATTCATCGTTTTATCCGGAGGAAACTAA
- a CDS encoding SusC/RagA family TonB-linked outer membrane protein gives MKKHIILFIAIFFVSVLHAQTINIRGTVTDTSNETLPGVSITIKGTQTGTVSDANGNFSIKAKRGNVLEFTFVGMVKQSVTVGKQNVINIQMAADAINLDEVVAIGYGIAKKSDLTGAVASIKSENLTNSKVGTVTTALQGLAAGVQVTTGSVKPGGDASVVIRGVGSLRAGSEPLYIVDGIPVQGGLQDLSSGDIESIEILKDASSASIYGSRGSNGVVLVTTKKGTSGKAKISLNASFGTQRMLNKQDLMNAQQYYELVSIAQPNYKWTSEELRLLSRGESTDWQDAVTQNGQYQNYNFSISGGKNDMQHFLGVDWYDQKGTVKNSSFNKLTVRYNMDAKLNKWLRYGVRFNVIESKLMNINEEADSGYGTMFSAISSQPTAPIYTEDGEYFDGFLNTKANPVAIVDLLDKATLKSRFVGSAYIEIEPIKNLKLRSDNGGELVFYKVNTYEDGRMGQHYTAGGHANVMSNKKRYWQTENTATYSFDINKEHQFSAMAGFSASRTDYEEVTADSKKLSSILKYYNLQGAEEHGPNSSYAVPSSLVSFYGRFNYNFSNRYLATLTMRGDGSSRFAPGHRWGFFPSLALAWRVSEESFIKENAPVISNLKLRISAGKLGNQNIGDFAYAPTIALGSASANYVLGNNLVTGSVQTSISNPELTWEKANQLDLGIDFGLFNNRIAGTIEAYYKRTTDLLWEVPLPLESGFGTSLTNIGKIDNKGIEFTLNTVNISTKDFLWTTAFMISYNNNKIKELYDGKQDVNKTLFVGRPIGQFYLLKSEGIWQTNEAIEAAKYNAQPGDRKILDSKKDYVINGEDRDFCGVSTPKYYGSFTNTFSYKGIDLTAFFTFAGGHKINNSLNRYLNSFNVWGNMSENYYKYYWRQDRPNNKYPAPRVGSAYANGDGTDANLQKGDYLRLRNLEIGYSLPKSVIRNIKASNIRVYFSVQNLFTATEFTGFDVESSDNTNPYPNARSFIGGISLNF, from the coding sequence ATGAAAAAACACATTATATTATTTATTGCCATCTTTTTTGTCAGTGTATTACATGCACAGACAATCAACATTAGAGGAACCGTTACCGACACGAGTAATGAAACATTGCCAGGTGTATCTATAACCATAAAAGGGACTCAAACAGGAACAGTAAGTGATGCAAACGGAAACTTCAGCATCAAAGCCAAAAGAGGAAATGTCCTGGAGTTTACTTTCGTGGGCATGGTAAAACAGTCTGTTACCGTAGGAAAACAAAATGTCATTAATATACAAATGGCAGCAGACGCCATTAACTTGGATGAAGTAGTGGCAATCGGTTATGGTATTGCTAAAAAGAGTGATTTGACGGGTGCTGTTGCCTCTATCAAATCTGAAAATCTTACTAACTCCAAAGTAGGAACAGTGACAACTGCCCTACAAGGACTTGCCGCCGGTGTGCAAGTAACTACCGGCTCCGTAAAACCCGGTGGAGATGCTTCTGTCGTTATTCGTGGAGTAGGATCGCTCCGGGCCGGCAGCGAGCCGCTATATATCGTCGACGGTATTCCCGTACAAGGAGGTTTGCAGGATTTATCTTCCGGTGATATTGAATCCATCGAAATTCTAAAAGATGCTTCGTCTGCATCCATCTATGGTTCAAGGGGTTCTAATGGCGTAGTACTCGTAACTACCAAAAAGGGTACAAGCGGAAAAGCCAAAATCTCCCTGAATGCCTCTTTCGGTACGCAACGAATGTTGAACAAACAAGATTTGATGAACGCACAGCAATATTATGAATTAGTATCCATTGCCCAACCTAATTATAAATGGACATCAGAGGAACTACGTTTACTCAGCCGTGGCGAGTCGACCGACTGGCAGGACGCAGTTACCCAGAACGGCCAATATCAAAATTATAACTTCTCGATTTCCGGTGGAAAGAATGATATGCAACATTTCCTGGGAGTAGATTGGTATGACCAAAAAGGTACGGTCAAGAACTCGTCTTTTAATAAGCTGACTGTTCGATATAATATGGATGCCAAACTAAACAAGTGGTTAAGATATGGTGTACGTTTCAACGTCATCGAGTCTAAACTCATGAATATCAATGAAGAAGCAGATTCGGGATACGGAACCATGTTCAGTGCTATTAGTTCACAACCAACAGCTCCTATTTATACCGAAGACGGAGAATATTTCGACGGTTTCCTCAACACGAAAGCAAATCCGGTAGCCATTGTCGACTTGCTTGACAAAGCCACACTCAAATCCAGATTCGTAGGTTCCGCCTACATTGAGATAGAACCGATAAAGAACTTGAAATTACGTTCCGACAACGGTGGAGAACTTGTCTTTTACAAAGTAAATACTTACGAAGACGGACGCATGGGACAACATTATACGGCTGGCGGCCATGCCAATGTAATGTCGAATAAAAAAAGATACTGGCAAACAGAGAACACTGCCACTTATTCATTTGATATCAACAAAGAACATCAATTTTCTGCAATGGCTGGTTTCTCAGCTTCCAGAACAGATTATGAAGAAGTTACCGCCGACTCTAAAAAGTTGTCATCCATTCTCAAGTATTACAATTTGCAAGGAGCGGAAGAACATGGACCGAACTCTTCGTATGCAGTCCCCTCTTCCCTAGTGTCATTCTACGGGCGATTCAATTATAATTTCAGCAACCGCTATCTGGCAACATTGACCATGCGCGGTGACGGTTCTTCTCGTTTTGCCCCGGGACACAGGTGGGGATTCTTCCCCTCACTGGCTCTTGCATGGCGTGTCTCTGAAGAAAGTTTCATCAAAGAAAACGCTCCGGTCATCAGCAACCTGAAGTTAAGAATCAGCGCCGGCAAACTGGGTAACCAGAATATCGGAGATTTCGCCTATGCTCCGACAATTGCCCTCGGAAGCGCTTCAGCCAATTACGTTTTAGGCAATAATCTGGTAACCGGCTCTGTACAAACTTCCATCTCGAACCCGGAACTGACTTGGGAAAAAGCCAACCAATTAGACTTAGGGATTGACTTCGGATTATTCAACAACCGGATAGCCGGTACGATTGAAGCTTATTATAAACGTACGACCGACCTACTATGGGAAGTCCCCCTTCCACTGGAATCCGGTTTCGGCACTTCACTCACCAATATCGGTAAAATTGATAACAAAGGTATTGAATTTACACTAAACACAGTCAACATCAGCACCAAAGACTTCTTATGGACAACAGCCTTCATGATTTCTTATAATAACAATAAGATCAAAGAACTTTATGACGGCAAACAAGACGTCAATAAAACATTGTTTGTGGGACGTCCTATCGGGCAATTCTACTTATTAAAATCCGAAGGTATCTGGCAAACGAACGAAGCTATCGAAGCTGCCAAATACAATGCCCAACCCGGTGACCGCAAGATTCTGGATTCTAAGAAAGACTATGTAATCAACGGAGAAGACCGTGATTTCTGCGGAGTTTCCACTCCCAAATATTACGGTAGCTTTACCAATACATTCTCATATAAAGGTATTGATCTTACCGCATTCTTTACTTTTGCAGGAGGACATAAAATCAATAATTCACTGAACCGTTACCTCAACTCTTTCAATGTATGGGGAAACATGAGCGAAAACTATTACAAATATTATTGGAGACAGGACCGACCGAACAACAAATATCCTGCCCCACGAGTCGGTAGCGCTTATGCTAACGGAGACGGTACTGACGCCAATCTCCAAAAAGGTGATTACCTGCGCCTCCGTAACCTGGAAATTGGTTATAGCTTGCCGAAAAGTGTCATCAGAAATATCAAAGCCTCAAATATCAGGGTTTATTTCTCTGTACAGAACCTATTCACAGCTACGGAATTTACAGGATTTGACGTAGAGTCCAGCGACAATACCAATCCTTATCCGAACGCCCGTAGCTTTATCGGTGGTATTTCTCTTAACTTCTAA
- a CDS encoding nucleoside hydrolase translates to MKSSIRNILLLMLFGTISACSEKTVTVSYQEYPNAFRNPMKGFREFFAPGIDRIREEYPYPYGSLTKEYMQWNMIEDDANDGVDKIIAYSNHRWKGVEDINVKVIPRVFLVWLEPWHGGKPKDTTNPDDLTGWHWPKGITPEKGPYKQRPNSVAAYVEEKDKNTPITGGYFDPSFPERVKKLVEKLGQAWDNDPRVAYVEMGIIGEWGEHHDPDLSTYWAPHDEPEHVANRTWIPGMEKILGDAFAKAFKNKKVMVRYAYEFKDYEFGIYWDSWSQPQEIVRGYEEMKKLGDRWKTQPIGGEITWNWGDLARFKSFEEVVADKDTREYVMEQIRNLHCNHLGGITWADFNEPEFRKNAEILQKAMGYRFIINEFSYPNEIKAGAQFPISFKVVNTGSSPFYYNWPVEVALLDPESHQKVWGKILEGVNISEWMPGDNWSVDEHKYQTAPETYHIRKNISIDAPIAKGKYILALTVLDPAGMQPSLRFANENYFEGGYHPMGYIGIGESVADTRLNPDLFFDIQSDKSLKYQLEQPVPVIFDTDVGNDIDDVLAMQMLFNYEKAGKIDLLGITISKSNPYSIEYIDGYCRLNERGDIPLGYAYNGATPEDGGYLRQTLDTIIEGNKILHPQRSIKDNLPEGYKLLRKLLASQPDNSVVFIAVGPETNLSRLLRSEADEYSPLDGKSLVAQKVKLLSVMGGLYGNEFDFPEWNLVQDISAAQTVFSEWPTPVIASGWELGNKLLYPHQSILNDFPNAYKHPLCVSYQIYDKMPYDRQTWDLTSVIQAIEPEKDYFELSTKGTITIDSAGHSLFNTSDKGQHQYLMIQGNENIQRTLDAIVCQVTGKEEKNINQ, encoded by the coding sequence ATGAAATCAAGCATCAGAAACATATTACTCCTAATGCTATTCGGAACGATATCTGCTTGCAGTGAGAAAACCGTGACGGTTTCTTACCAAGAGTATCCGAATGCATTCAGGAATCCAATGAAAGGATTCAGGGAATTCTTCGCTCCCGGCATCGACCGGATTAGGGAAGAATATCCCTACCCTTACGGTTCACTGACAAAAGAATATATGCAGTGGAATATGATCGAAGACGACGCCAATGACGGAGTAGACAAGATTATCGCTTACAGCAATCATCGCTGGAAAGGAGTAGAAGATATAAACGTCAAAGTTATTCCCCGGGTTTTTCTTGTATGGCTGGAACCCTGGCATGGCGGAAAACCCAAAGACACCACTAATCCGGATGACTTAACCGGTTGGCACTGGCCCAAAGGAATAACTCCGGAAAAAGGTCCTTATAAACAAAGACCGAACTCCGTGGCCGCCTATGTAGAAGAAAAAGACAAAAATACCCCCATTACCGGGGGATACTTTGACCCTTCTTTTCCTGAACGCGTAAAAAAACTTGTAGAGAAACTCGGACAGGCGTGGGATAACGACCCGCGAGTAGCGTATGTAGAAATGGGAATTATCGGTGAATGGGGAGAACACCATGACCCAGATCTCTCAACTTACTGGGCTCCGCACGACGAACCGGAACACGTAGCTAACCGGACATGGATTCCAGGCATGGAAAAGATACTGGGAGATGCCTTTGCCAAAGCATTCAAAAACAAGAAAGTAATGGTCCGTTATGCTTATGAATTTAAAGATTACGAATTCGGGATTTATTGGGATTCATGGTCTCAGCCCCAAGAGATTGTAAGAGGTTATGAGGAAATGAAGAAACTGGGTGATCGTTGGAAAACCCAGCCGATAGGTGGAGAAATTACTTGGAACTGGGGAGATTTGGCCCGGTTCAAATCTTTTGAAGAAGTGGTGGCGGATAAGGATACCCGGGAATATGTCATGGAACAGATCCGGAACTTGCACTGCAATCATTTAGGCGGAATCACTTGGGCAGACTTCAACGAACCGGAGTTCCGGAAAAATGCAGAGATACTGCAAAAAGCTATGGGGTATCGGTTCATTATCAATGAATTCTCTTACCCGAATGAAATTAAAGCGGGAGCACAATTCCCTATTTCTTTTAAAGTTGTCAACACCGGATCGTCTCCATTCTATTATAACTGGCCGGTAGAAGTAGCTTTGCTAGACCCTGAAAGTCATCAAAAAGTATGGGGAAAAATATTAGAAGGGGTAAACATCTCCGAATGGATGCCGGGAGATAATTGGTCGGTAGATGAACATAAATACCAGACGGCTCCGGAGACTTACCACATCCGGAAGAATATTTCTATTGACGCCCCCATTGCCAAGGGAAAATATATCTTGGCTTTAACGGTGCTCGATCCGGCCGGTATGCAACCTTCGCTCCGATTTGCCAATGAGAATTATTTCGAAGGTGGTTATCACCCAATGGGCTATATCGGTATTGGTGAATCAGTTGCTGATACCCGTCTGAACCCAGATTTATTCTTCGACATTCAAAGTGACAAGTCTTTAAAATATCAACTCGAACAACCCGTTCCTGTGATATTCGACACGGATGTCGGCAATGACATTGACGACGTGCTGGCTATGCAAATGCTATTCAACTACGAGAAAGCCGGAAAAATAGATCTGCTAGGTATCACAATCAGCAAGTCCAATCCTTATTCAATCGAATATATTGACGGATATTGCCGCCTCAATGAGAGGGGAGACATTCCATTGGGATATGCATACAACGGAGCTACTCCCGAAGACGGAGGTTATCTCCGCCAAACTTTGGATACCATTATTGAAGGCAATAAGATACTGCATCCTCAAAGAAGCATAAAAGACAATCTGCCGGAAGGATATAAGTTGTTACGGAAATTATTGGCTTCACAACCAGATAATTCCGTCGTATTTATTGCCGTAGGACCGGAAACGAACCTTTCACGCCTGCTACGCTCGGAAGCCGATGAATACAGTCCTTTGGACGGCAAATCACTCGTTGCCCAAAAAGTGAAGCTGTTGTCCGTAATGGGAGGACTCTATGGGAACGAGTTCGATTTCCCCGAATGGAATCTAGTGCAGGATATAAGTGCAGCCCAAACCGTATTCAGCGAATGGCCCACTCCGGTCATTGCAAGCGGCTGGGAACTAGGCAACAAATTGTTGTATCCGCATCAGAGTATCTTGAATGATTTCCCGAACGCTTACAAACATCCTCTTTGTGTATCTTACCAGATATATGACAAAATGCCTTATGACAGGCAAACTTGGGATTTGACCTCTGTCATACAGGCCATAGAACCGGAGAAGGATTATTTTGAACTGTCAACAAAAGGAACGATTACAATAGACAGTGCAGGACACAGTCTTTTTAATACGTCAGACAAAGGACAACATCAATATCTTATGATTCAAGGAAATGAGAATATTCAGAGAACATTAGATGCCATTGTCTGCCAGGTGACAGGGAAAGAAGAAAAGAATATAAACCAATAA
- a CDS encoding DUF4832 domain-containing protein: MKKIIFITGLLMSIFFYSCKEEDHGILPPIEGGGTVEVKDGRVTINPAEYLHAIRNPMKGLREFFGPGYDKVRDEYPYPYGSIIKEYMQWNMLEDNESDGVDKIIAYSNHRWKGVEDINVKVIPRIYIVWMEPWHGGYAKNTYTNNPDDLNGWHWPSDIPGETYDKDDLNAPIIGGYCHPTFQERVKKLVEKAGQAWDNDPRVAYVEMGIIGEFGEHHDPDITTVWAPHDQPNHVENRTWLPGIEKVLGDAFTAAFKNKKVMVRYAYEFKDYEFGIYWDSWAIDEEIKRGYEEMKKLGDRWKTQPIGGEITWNWGSLYKFKSFEEVVADAQTQDLVIQQIRDLHCNHLGGITWANFNDPTFEPNAELLQKTMGYRFLLSNFNYPTNIKPDEPFKISFDVINTGSSPFYYDWPVEIALLNSQTQEVVWSKTLKTPKISQWMPGDNWNNSAKVYAQPAATNHIEEELTLDKKLDTGDYIISISILDPSGMLPSLRFAIQNYFEGGRHPMGHIGVNTEPVYFEIPTEDFDDMRQDKTLKYKIQ, translated from the coding sequence ATGAAAAAAATTATTTTTATCACAGGACTACTGATGAGTATCTTCTTTTATTCATGCAAAGAAGAGGACCATGGCATACTTCCTCCTATCGAAGGAGGAGGAACTGTAGAAGTAAAAGACGGAAGAGTTACAATCAATCCGGCGGAATATCTTCACGCAATCCGGAATCCGATGAAAGGATTACGCGAATTCTTCGGTCCGGGATATGATAAAGTAAGAGATGAATATCCATATCCTTACGGTTCTATTATAAAAGAATATATGCAATGGAATATGCTGGAAGACAATGAGAGTGACGGTGTCGACAAGATTATTGCTTATAGTAACCACAGGTGGAAAGGAGTGGAAGATATAAATGTCAAGGTTATCCCACGTATTTACATCGTATGGATGGAGCCCTGGCATGGCGGATATGCCAAGAATACTTATACCAACAATCCCGACGATTTGAACGGTTGGCATTGGCCCAGCGACATTCCGGGAGAGACATATGATAAAGATGATCTTAACGCCCCTATTATTGGGGGCTATTGTCACCCTACCTTTCAGGAAAGAGTGAAGAAATTGGTAGAGAAAGCCGGACAAGCATGGGATAATGACCCTAGAGTAGCCTATGTAGAAATGGGAATTATCGGCGAGTTCGGGGAACATCACGACCCGGATATCACCACAGTATGGGCACCTCATGACCAACCGAATCATGTAGAGAACCGTACCTGGCTGCCAGGTATTGAAAAAGTATTGGGAGATGCCTTTACCGCTGCCTTCAAAAACAAGAAAGTAATGGTTCGCTATGCTTATGAATTCAAAGATTATGAGTTCGGGATTTATTGGGACTCATGGGCTATTGATGAAGAAATAAAGCGCGGCTACGAAGAAATGAAGAAGTTAGGCGATCGCTGGAAAACCCAGCCCATAGGCGGAGAAATTACCTGGAACTGGGGAAGCCTCTACAAATTCAAATCTTTTGAAGAAGTAGTAGCAGATGCCCAAACGCAAGACCTCGTCATTCAGCAAATACGCGATCTGCATTGTAACCACTTGGGAGGTATCACTTGGGCTAATTTCAATGACCCGACTTTCGAACCCAATGCAGAATTACTACAAAAGACAATGGGTTACCGCTTTCTTTTGTCCAATTTCAACTATCCGACAAATATCAAACCGGATGAACCATTTAAAATATCATTTGATGTGATTAACACAGGTTCGTCGCCTTTTTATTATGACTGGCCGGTAGAAATTGCCTTACTAAACTCCCAGACTCAAGAAGTTGTATGGAGCAAAACATTGAAAACTCCTAAAATATCACAATGGATGCCGGGAGACAACTGGAATAATTCAGCAAAAGTCTATGCTCAACCGGCTGCTACGAATCATATTGAGGAAGAACTGACTTTAGACAAGAAACTGGACACAGGAGATTATATCATCTCAATTTCCATATTAGACCCGTCCGGCATGCTTCCTTCATTAAGATTTGCCATTCAAAATTACTTTGAAGGAGGACGCCACCCTATGGGACATATCGGTGTCAATACGGAGCCCGTATATTTTGAAATTCCAACCGAAGATTTCGATGACATGAGGCAGGATAAGACTCTGAAATATAAAATCCAATAA
- a CDS encoding RagB/SusD family nutrient uptake outer membrane protein — protein sequence MKKYLSILAFSCLTLCSCDNFLDLTPQSVLTPENAYEKPEDWQQTLYAAYGTLQEVFVGKYTITLTEFGTDEVIPFDMGWAAYSQLHYYTFSASHEFLDNHYRLCYEGIKRCNAVIDMPSDAVSADLHSSMIMQARFLRAIYYFDLVRMYGGVPLWTKSSIDRSEIMKPRATADEVYTLITQDMEAALGLPTSWPNAQDKGRATSYAAQALLARIYLQWGKPDEALKYCRMLEGKFKLYDNLKDIFDPKNKNQEYENIFEIQFKHSGSWGLEGSIQHSYWGPRNVGGPTNFGGWGGFGPTQYLYDSYDNADKRKKAFFITEYAGVTQTPPSSGKFWDAETGNVIEDDNLNFTMIRYADVLLMKAEALNSIDDTSNEKYNALNEVRDRAGLTSITAADNLNKEQFAEVVLEERLHELCCEHLRRWDLIRFGKLSEYMKDHAGVTIQPYHVLYPIPQAAIDANDAITENNEGY from the coding sequence ATGAAAAAATATTTATCAATATTAGCTTTCAGTTGCCTGACATTATGCAGTTGCGACAACTTTCTTGACTTGACACCCCAAAGTGTACTAACCCCGGAAAATGCTTATGAAAAACCGGAAGATTGGCAGCAAACTCTTTATGCCGCTTATGGTACGCTCCAAGAAGTCTTTGTCGGAAAATACACCATTACCCTTACTGAATTCGGAACAGATGAAGTAATTCCGTTTGATATGGGTTGGGCGGCTTACTCCCAATTGCATTACTATACTTTTTCCGCTTCACACGAATTCCTGGATAATCACTACCGGCTCTGCTACGAAGGCATCAAACGTTGCAATGCAGTTATTGATATGCCTTCGGATGCAGTCAGTGCGGATCTCCATAGTTCCATGATTATGCAAGCCCGTTTTTTAAGAGCGATCTACTATTTCGACCTTGTGAGAATGTATGGCGGAGTTCCTTTATGGACAAAATCATCCATTGATAGAAGTGAAATCATGAAACCGCGCGCCACGGCTGACGAAGTATATACACTGATTACCCAGGACATGGAAGCTGCTCTCGGACTCCCTACCTCTTGGCCGAATGCCCAAGATAAAGGAAGAGCTACGTCCTATGCTGCCCAAGCTCTGCTGGCACGCATTTATCTTCAGTGGGGAAAACCGGACGAAGCATTAAAATACTGCCGGATGCTCGAAGGCAAATTCAAGCTGTATGATAATCTAAAGGATATATTTGATCCCAAAAACAAGAATCAGGAATATGAAAACATATTTGAAATCCAGTTCAAGCATTCCGGTTCGTGGGGACTGGAAGGAAGTATCCAGCATTCTTATTGGGGACCCCGTAATGTAGGCGGCCCGACCAACTTTGGCGGCTGGGGTGGATTTGGTCCGACACAATATCTATATGATTCTTATGATAACGCCGATAAACGCAAAAAGGCATTCTTCATCACAGAATATGCAGGAGTTACCCAGACACCGCCCTCTTCCGGTAAATTCTGGGATGCGGAAACCGGCAATGTGATTGAAGATGATAATTTGAATTTTACTATGATTCGCTATGCAGACGTACTCTTGATGAAAGCCGAAGCACTGAACAGTATAGACGACACAAGTAATGAAAAATATAATGCTCTGAATGAAGTACGAGACAGGGCAGGCCTGACTTCCATAACGGCAGCCGATAACCTGAATAAAGAACAGTTTGCTGAAGTCGTACTGGAAGAAAGATTGCATGAATTATGTTGTGAACACCTGCGCCGCTGGGATTTAATTCGCTTCGGCAAACTAAGTGAATACATGAAAGACCACGCTGGGGTCACTATTCAGCCCTATCATGTTTTATACCCAATTCCGCAAGCCGCCATCGATGCCAATGACGCTATCACAGAAAACAACGAAGGATATTAA